The Ruficoccus amylovorans genome has a segment encoding these proteins:
- the ligA gene encoding NAD-dependent DNA ligase LigA gives MMDKSEATRRIRELRDTLARHDELYYRQGTLEIEDQEYDALKRELAALEAEFPELSTDTSPTRHVGDDRTEGFAKVKHRERMMSLDNTYNESELREFDARLRRIFPDRELGYVVEPKIDGVAVCLTYEQGRLVRAVTRGNGVEGDDITANVREGVPALPDRLAGDQWPEIVEIRGELYMTLTEFQRINTEREEKQLPLFANPRNLTAGTVKQLAGVGGRRLEIVLYGLGFCQPRRFGKQSEFHQAVRGWGLPTLERYWTAEGIDEAWACIEKLDTLRHEFTYETDGAVIKLDDFALQAEAGATAKSPRWAIAYKFAAEQAETLLEKIDVQIGRTGAVTPVAYLSPVQLAGTTVSRATLHNEDEIARKDIRPGDTVVVQKAGEIIPQVLRVVTDKRPADSQPFDFAAFLQEKGIDAERVPGQAFWRLKGRDDPALIRRKLKHFASKPCLDIENLGEAVVDQLVTQGLVRDPADLYTLTVEELLPLEKFAQKSSENLVAAIAASRDKEVWRLVHALGIPNVGAQSAKDLVAHFHGLPAIMRASAEELEEVDGIGGIVAASIRTFFEDEAQLDLVNRLIAHGLRIEEEPPAEAGTETPLTGKTVVLTGTLPTLSRDEATARIEKAGGKTSSSVSKKTDYVLAGESAGSKLEKARKLGVEIIDEDAFLKLINP, from the coding sequence ATGATGGACAAGTCCGAGGCCACCCGCCGCATCCGCGAACTGCGCGACACACTCGCCCGCCACGACGAGCTCTACTACCGCCAAGGCACCCTCGAAATCGAGGATCAGGAATACGACGCGCTCAAGCGCGAACTGGCCGCGCTCGAAGCCGAGTTCCCCGAGCTGTCCACCGACACCTCCCCCACTCGCCACGTCGGTGACGACCGCACCGAGGGCTTTGCCAAGGTCAAGCACCGCGAGCGCATGATGTCGCTTGACAACACTTACAACGAGAGCGAACTACGCGAATTCGACGCACGCCTGCGGCGCATTTTCCCCGACCGCGAGCTGGGCTACGTGGTCGAGCCGAAGATCGACGGCGTGGCCGTCTGCCTGACCTATGAGCAGGGCCGCCTCGTGCGCGCCGTCACGCGCGGCAACGGCGTTGAGGGCGACGACATCACCGCCAACGTCCGCGAGGGCGTCCCCGCACTTCCCGACCGGCTCGCGGGCGATCAATGGCCCGAGATCGTCGAGATTCGCGGCGAGCTTTACATGACCCTGACCGAGTTCCAGCGCATCAACACCGAACGCGAGGAAAAGCAACTCCCCCTCTTCGCCAACCCGCGCAATCTCACCGCCGGCACGGTCAAGCAACTGGCCGGCGTCGGCGGGCGACGGCTGGAGATCGTCCTCTACGGGCTGGGCTTCTGCCAGCCGCGCCGCTTCGGCAAACAGAGCGAGTTCCACCAGGCGGTCAGGGGCTGGGGCTTGCCCACGCTGGAAAGGTACTGGACCGCCGAAGGCATTGACGAGGCTTGGGCCTGTATCGAAAAACTGGATACACTCCGGCATGAGTTCACCTACGAGACCGACGGCGCGGTCATCAAGCTCGACGACTTCGCGCTCCAGGCCGAGGCCGGAGCCACCGCCAAATCCCCCCGCTGGGCCATCGCCTACAAGTTCGCCGCCGAGCAGGCCGAAACCCTGCTGGAAAAAATCGACGTGCAAATCGGCCGCACCGGGGCCGTCACCCCGGTGGCTTACCTGAGCCCCGTCCAGCTCGCCGGAACGACCGTCTCCCGCGCCACTCTCCACAACGAGGACGAAATCGCCCGCAAGGACATCCGCCCCGGCGACACCGTCGTCGTGCAGAAGGCCGGGGAAATCATCCCGCAGGTTCTGCGTGTCGTCACCGACAAGCGCCCTGCCGACAGCCAGCCTTTCGACTTCGCCGCCTTCCTCCAGGAAAAGGGCATCGACGCCGAACGCGTACCCGGCCAGGCCTTCTGGCGGCTCAAGGGCCGGGACGACCCCGCGCTCATCCGCCGCAAGCTCAAGCACTTCGCCAGCAAGCCCTGTCTCGACATCGAAAACCTGGGCGAAGCCGTCGTTGACCAACTGGTTACGCAGGGGCTCGTCCGCGACCCCGCCGACCTCTACACCCTCACGGTCGAGGAACTGCTCCCGCTGGAGAAGTTCGCCCAAAAGTCCTCCGAAAACCTCGTCGCCGCCATCGCCGCCAGCCGCGACAAGGAAGTTTGGCGGCTCGTTCACGCCCTGGGCATCCCCAACGTCGGGGCGCAGTCGGCCAAGGACCTCGTGGCACACTTCCACGGGCTACCTGCCATCATGCGGGCCAGCGCCGAGGAGCTGGAGGAGGTGGACGGCATCGGCGGCATCGTGGCCGCGAGCATCCGCACGTTTTTCGAGGACGAGGCCCAACTCGACCTGGTCAACCGCCTCATCGCGCACGGCCTGCGCATAGAAGAGGAGCCGCCCGCCGAGGCCGGGACCGAAACACCGCTCACCGGCAAGACCGTCGTCCTCACCGGCACCCTGCCCACCCTGAGCCGCGACGAGGCCACGGCCCGGATCGAAAAAGCCGGGGGCAAAACCAGCTCCAGCGTGAGTAAAAAAACCGACTATGTGCTGGCCGGGGAATCCGCCGGCAGTAAGCTGGAAAAAGCCCGCAAGCTCGGCGTCGAGATCATCGACGAAGACGCTTTCCTCAAGTTGATTAACCCCTGA
- a CDS encoding VanZ family protein, translating into MSVKTPRQQPFFLRWLLVIALVASISLLSGGSVPPEIVPGIIQIDKLAHILVFGLLATAVFRALPDGMAPHRKMAWAVGLTIAFGLSDELHQGMNPNRTMDGWDLLADAVGAFVATFVYRYWGLYRRVLEWRPIPRSAPGPLTEPLRS; encoded by the coding sequence ATGAGCGTGAAAACTCCACGGCAGCAACCCTTTTTCCTGCGCTGGCTCCTCGTCATCGCATTGGTGGCCAGTATCTCTCTGCTTTCCGGCGGCAGCGTGCCACCCGAGATCGTCCCCGGCATTATTCAGATCGACAAGCTCGCTCACATTCTGGTCTTCGGGCTGCTCGCTACCGCGGTTTTCCGTGCGCTTCCCGACGGGATGGCTCCTCATCGAAAAATGGCTTGGGCTGTCGGCCTGACCATCGCCTTCGGTCTTTCCGATGAACTGCATCAGGGCATGAACCCCAACCGTACGATGGACGGCTGGGACTTGCTGGCCGACGCCGTCGGGGCATTCGTCGCGACTTTCGTCTACCGCTATTGGGGGCTTTACCGGCGCGTCCTCGAATGGCGACCCATTCCCCGCTCCGCGCCCGGGCCACTCACCGAGCCCCTGCGCTCTTAG